In the genome of Neofelis nebulosa isolate mNeoNeb1 chromosome 6, mNeoNeb1.pri, whole genome shotgun sequence, one region contains:
- the LOC131515216 gene encoding uncharacterized protein LOC131515216, which yields MWPVSTVHPRLTGSTRQPFRPQESSQPGPDTSVIGSEVGRRSCPRGGHRGHPHKREPPPRGPRDISPGPPHTCPFTFAHWTPGPTLDKELDRRGDDSGQAHRDHLGNPTAATDCHGVWGPSTQVCLPRKHRPHGPGTPMESRQTAAHILGARGHKLAFLPLGPFLLQPPPVASAKRRPIGPEFRRKRPEDRRGVTRMFLRNPRIFTRGGKTAQNLTYSCHVISARCREKGREPRGRPIAAALQPPSEQHQHLVAQSLLLL from the exons ATGTGGCCAGTCTCCACGGTGCACCCACGACTAACCGGGAGCACCAGGCAGCCCTTCCGACCCCAGGAGAGCAGCCAGCCAGGGCCTGACACATCAGTCATCGGCAGTGAAGTAGGCCGACGGTCCTGTCCAAGGGGAGGACATCGGGGACATCCTCACAA GAGGGAGCCACCGCCCCGGGGACCCCGGGACATCAGCCCTGGTCCGCCACACACCTGCCCCTTCACCTTTGCACACTGGACGCCAGGGCCCACACTGGACAAGGAGCTGGACAGAAGAGGTGATGACAGTGGTCAGGCTCACCGTGACCACTTGGGAAACCCCACTGCTGCCACCGACTGCCACGGGGTGTGGGGACCCAGCACACAGGTATGCCTCCCTCGGAAGCACAGACCCCACGGGCCCGGCACCCCCATGGAAAGTAGGCAGACTGCTGCCCACATTCTGGGAGCACGGGGACACAAACTGGCCTTCCTCCCACTCGGGCCGTTCCTCCTCCAACCTCCACCAGTGGCTTCAGCCAAGCGCAGACCCATAGGCCCAGAATTTAGAAGAAAACGTCCTGAGGATAGAAGGGGAGTCACAAGAATGTTTCTGAGAAACCCCAGGATATTCACAAGAGGTGGAAAGACCGCCCAGAATTTGACTTACAGCTGCCACGTCATTTCTGCGAGATGccgggagaaagggagggagccacgCGGACGCCCCATCGCGGCCGCACTCCAGCCTCCGTCTGAGCAGCATCAGCACCTGGTGGCCCAGTCCCTCCTGCTCCTCTAG